A region of Ornithorhynchus anatinus isolate Pmale09 chromosome 5, mOrnAna1.pri.v4, whole genome shotgun sequence DNA encodes the following proteins:
- the IGLON5 gene encoding igLON family member 5 isoform X2, whose translation MPPAPRLLAASALAGLALLCQGLLSQSSEFNSLADNYTVCEGDNATFSCEIDEHVTRVAWLNRSNILYAGNDKWSSDPRVQLLTNSAAEFSIVISRVGLWDEGLYTCSFQTRQQPHTTQVYLIVHVPARIVNISSAVTVNEGGNVNLLCLAVGRPEPTVTWRQLRDGFTSEGEILEISEIQRGQAGDYECVSHNGVSAADSRRVPVTVNYPPTITDVKSARTGPGKAALLRCEAMAVPPADFEWFKDDKQLSGSLDGLKIQTERTRSMLLFANVSARHYGNYTCLASNRLGTSNASMRLLRPGALENSAFPAGPPLSPFALLSALGTLWWQI comes from the exons GGCTGCTGTCCCAGAGCTCCGAGTTCAACTCCCTGGCCGACAACTACACCGTGTGTGAGGGGGACAATGCTACGTTCAG CTGCGAGATCGACGAGCACGTGACGCGCGTGGCCTGGCTCAACCGCTCCAACATCTTGTACGCGGGCAACGACAAGTGGAGCAGCGACCCACGCGTGCAGCTACTCACCAACTCGGCGGCCGAGTTCTCCATCGTCATCTCGCGCGTGGGGCTGTGGGACGAGGGGCTCTACACGTGTTCCTTCCAGACCCGCCAGCAACCGCACACGACGCAGGTCTACCTCATCGTGCACG TCCCCGCCCGGATCGTGAACATTTCCTCGGCCGTGACGGTGAACGAGGGGGGCAATGTGAACCTGTTGTGTCTGGCCGTGGGCCGGCCCGAGCCCACCGTCACCTGGAGGCAGCTCAGAG acGGGTTCACGTCGGAGGGCGAGATCCTGGAGATCTCAGAGATCCAGCGCGGACAGGCCGGAGACTACGAGTGTGTCAGCCACAACGGGGTCAGCGCCGCCGACAGCCGCAGGGTCCCGGTCACCGTCAACT aCCCTCCGACCATCACGGACGTCAAGAGCGCGAGGACCGGCCCCGGGAAGGCCGCCCTCCTGCGCTGCGAGGCCATGGCCGTGCCGCCCGCCGACTTCGAGTGGTTCAAGGACGATAAACA aCTGAGCGGGTCCCTGGACGGGCTGAAGATCCAGACGGAGCGGACTCGCTCGATGCTGCTCTTTGCCAACGTGAGCGCCCGCCACTACGGAAATTACACCTGCCTCGCTTCCAACCGCCTGGGCACGTCCAACGCCAGCATGCGGCTGCTCC GCCCCGGCGCCCTGGAGAACTCGGCTTTCCCAGCGGGACCCCCCTTGTCCCCCTTCGCCCTCCTCTCCGCCCTGGGGACGCTCTGGTGGCAGATCTAA
- the IGLON5 gene encoding igLON family member 5 isoform X1, translating into MPPAPRLLAASALAGLALLCQGLLSQSSEFNSLADNYTVCEGDNATFSCEIDEHVTRVAWLNRSNILYAGNDKWSSDPRVQLLTNSAAEFSIVISRVGLWDEGLYTCSFQTRQQPHTTQVYLIVHVPARIVNISSAVTVNEGGNVNLLCLAVGRPEPTVTWRQLRDGFTSEGEILEISEIQRGQAGDYECVSHNGVSAADSRRVPVTVNYPPTITDVKSARTGPGKAALLRCEAMAVPPADFEWFKDDKHRLSGSLDGLKIQTERTRSMLLFANVSARHYGNYTCLASNRLGTSNASMRLLRPGALENSAFPAGPPLSPFALLSALGTLWWQI; encoded by the exons GGCTGCTGTCCCAGAGCTCCGAGTTCAACTCCCTGGCCGACAACTACACCGTGTGTGAGGGGGACAATGCTACGTTCAG CTGCGAGATCGACGAGCACGTGACGCGCGTGGCCTGGCTCAACCGCTCCAACATCTTGTACGCGGGCAACGACAAGTGGAGCAGCGACCCACGCGTGCAGCTACTCACCAACTCGGCGGCCGAGTTCTCCATCGTCATCTCGCGCGTGGGGCTGTGGGACGAGGGGCTCTACACGTGTTCCTTCCAGACCCGCCAGCAACCGCACACGACGCAGGTCTACCTCATCGTGCACG TCCCCGCCCGGATCGTGAACATTTCCTCGGCCGTGACGGTGAACGAGGGGGGCAATGTGAACCTGTTGTGTCTGGCCGTGGGCCGGCCCGAGCCCACCGTCACCTGGAGGCAGCTCAGAG acGGGTTCACGTCGGAGGGCGAGATCCTGGAGATCTCAGAGATCCAGCGCGGACAGGCCGGAGACTACGAGTGTGTCAGCCACAACGGGGTCAGCGCCGCCGACAGCCGCAGGGTCCCGGTCACCGTCAACT aCCCTCCGACCATCACGGACGTCAAGAGCGCGAGGACCGGCCCCGGGAAGGCCGCCCTCCTGCGCTGCGAGGCCATGGCCGTGCCGCCCGCCGACTTCGAGTGGTTCAAGGACGATAAACA cagaCTGAGCGGGTCCCTGGACGGGCTGAAGATCCAGACGGAGCGGACTCGCTCGATGCTGCTCTTTGCCAACGTGAGCGCCCGCCACTACGGAAATTACACCTGCCTCGCTTCCAACCGCCTGGGCACGTCCAACGCCAGCATGCGGCTGCTCC GCCCCGGCGCCCTGGAGAACTCGGCTTTCCCAGCGGGACCCCCCTTGTCCCCCTTCGCCCTCCTCTCCGCCCTGGGGACGCTCTGGTGGCAGATCTAA